The following are encoded together in the Flavobacterium sp. TR2 genome:
- a CDS encoding sensor histidine kinase, with amino-acid sequence MQENNTTTFIFLAILLLLIVIICFMVYQLMQTKKAKEDAEKSFYALESKVNDLQLENLESKLNPHLFKNILNSIQSHAYQTYFALDKLANVLDYILYESKKKFVTAKEEIDFAMNLIEINKIKISPLFELKVKTNINQEDKLYDQPLLAPLISIDLIENAFKHADLQSADAFISVVFEFKNNAFFMTVSNKISDKKVLKKERSGFGHATLEHRLRIIYKNNFKLDKFIENDVYIAHLKIDLLEYKTEMLASGR; translated from the coding sequence ATGCAGGAAAACAATACAACAACTTTTATCTTTTTGGCAATTCTATTGCTCTTAATCGTGATCATTTGTTTTATGGTGTATCAATTAATGCAAACCAAAAAAGCAAAAGAAGATGCAGAGAAAAGTTTTTATGCCTTAGAATCAAAAGTCAATGATTTGCAATTGGAGAATTTGGAGTCAAAACTGAATCCGCATTTGTTTAAGAACATTCTCAACTCGATTCAGTCGCACGCGTATCAGACGTATTTTGCTCTGGATAAATTAGCAAATGTTTTGGATTACATTCTGTACGAAAGCAAAAAGAAGTTTGTAACGGCCAAAGAAGAAATTGATTTTGCGATGAATCTAATCGAAATCAATAAAATTAAAATCAGTCCGTTATTCGAACTCAAAGTCAAAACCAATATCAATCAGGAAGATAAATTGTATGATCAGCCTTTGCTGGCGCCTTTAATTTCGATTGATTTAATTGAAAATGCTTTTAAACATGCCGATCTGCAAAGTGCCGATGCTTTTATTTCGGTAGTTTTTGAGTTTAAAAACAATGCTTTTTTTATGACAGTTTCCAATAAAATCTCAGATAAAAAAGTATTGAAAAAAGAACGAAGCGGTTTTGGCCATGCTACGCTCGAACATCGTCTTCGCATTATTTATAAGAATAATTTTAAACTCGATAAGTTTATAGAAAATGATGTCTATATTGCGCATCTAAAAATTGATTTACTTGAATACAAAACTGAAATGCTTGCTTCTGGACGATGA
- a CDS encoding LytTR family DNA-binding domain-containing protein, whose protein sequence is MNTKLKCLLLDDEIPGLTYLKMLCEQIPELEIVKTFNNPEKLLSDIPDLDFDLLISDIEMPGIDGLHLAEKLQDKLVIFCTAYKEYAAEAFNIDAVDYITKPVKLERLQKAIAKAFERFEKSNSDKKFIQLNTDKGKTLLYFNKIQYIKTAASDSRDKTVLLADGSFLNLKNVKFDTLLKELPDADFCRINKKEIVAVKAIKFFNHNEIVLHHLEETNKNTALILSETYRSDFLKKVKL, encoded by the coding sequence TTGAATACAAAACTGAAATGCTTGCTTCTGGACGATGAAATTCCGGGATTAACCTACCTTAAAATGCTTTGCGAACAAATTCCAGAATTGGAAATCGTAAAAACATTTAATAATCCTGAAAAGCTGCTGTCTGATATTCCTGATTTGGATTTTGATCTACTGATTTCGGATATTGAAATGCCTGGAATTGATGGATTGCATCTGGCAGAAAAACTGCAGGACAAATTGGTTATTTTTTGTACGGCATACAAAGAATATGCTGCCGAAGCGTTTAATATTGATGCGGTAGATTACATTACGAAACCTGTAAAATTGGAACGTCTGCAAAAAGCGATCGCAAAAGCTTTTGAACGTTTTGAAAAATCGAATTCAGATAAAAAATTCATTCAGCTTAATACAGACAAAGGAAAAACGCTGCTGTATTTTAATAAAATCCAATATATAAAAACTGCAGCGAGCGATAGCCGCGACAAAACGGTTCTGCTTGCCGATGGAAGTTTTTTGAATTTGAAAAATGTAAAATTCGATACGCTTTTAAAAGAACTGCCCGATGCCGATTTCTGCCGAATAAACAAAAAAGAAATTGTAGCCGTAAAAGCAATAAAATTCTTTAATCATAATGAAATTGTGCTTCATCATTTGGAAGAAACTAATAAAAATACCGCTTTAATTTTAAGCGAAACCTATCGTTCCGATTTTTTGAAAAAAGTAAAATTATAG
- a CDS encoding cation:proton antiporter — protein sequence MNNIKNSIFYVTIIGGFTALIYWVISKGVALEAGRNIVKKQIESNHWKDFLHSMVENLQHPLAILLAQIVTIILVARLFGWFFRKIGQPSVIGEMIAGIVLGPSLVGMYFPEFSAALFPKESLGNLQFLSQIGLILFMFVIGMELDLKVLKNKAHDAVVISHASIVIPFALGLSLAYFIYETYAPMGVEFSSFGLFMGIAMSITAFPVLARIVQERGMQKTKLGTIAITCAAADDITAWCILAVVIAIVKAGSLSSSLYVIGMAILYVIIMLKIVRPFLKRVGDLNATRESLNKPVVAIFFITLLISSYASELIGIHALFGAFLAGAIMPENNKFRNIFIEKVEDVSIIVLLPLFFVFTGLRTQIGLLNDPELWKITGLIILVAVVGKFFGSALAAKFMGQNWKDSLSIGALMNTRGLMELVVLNIGYDLGVLSAEIFTMMVIMALITTFMTGPALDFIGFVFKDKATAVPEEIGTKSKYKILLSFSTPEKGKKLLQMANSLVKKQGDNSIVTAMHLSLSTEVHSFDIKEHERKMLVPVIEESQRLNQNVVSLFKVSNDIDSDIIDTANQGEYDLLLIGLGQSIFDGTLLGKILGFTTRIVNPDRLIDKFTGKEGLFENSPFDERTRHIIAKAKMPVGIFIEKNLEEVNQVFIPVFSKEDAFLIDYAKKLINNNGSQITVLDAGGEVKNTREIQETIRSIEQIAPNHIMIMNDRILKKEFLESQDLMIISLDSWKKLIESQSIWLNNSPSVLILKP from the coding sequence ATGAATAACATTAAGAACTCTATATTCTATGTGACAATTATTGGCGGTTTTACGGCGCTGATATATTGGGTAATCTCAAAAGGTGTTGCACTAGAAGCAGGACGAAATATTGTCAAGAAACAAATTGAAAGCAATCACTGGAAAGATTTTCTTCATTCTATGGTCGAAAATCTGCAGCATCCGTTAGCTATTTTATTGGCGCAGATCGTTACCATTATTTTAGTAGCCCGTTTGTTTGGATGGTTTTTTAGAAAAATAGGGCAGCCGTCTGTAATTGGTGAAATGATTGCCGGAATTGTATTGGGGCCTTCTTTGGTCGGAATGTATTTTCCAGAGTTTTCAGCAGCTTTGTTTCCAAAAGAATCTTTGGGCAATTTACAGTTCTTAAGCCAGATTGGTTTAATCCTTTTCATGTTTGTAATCGGGATGGAGCTGGATTTGAAAGTGCTGAAAAATAAAGCGCACGATGCCGTTGTAATTAGCCACGCGAGTATTGTGATTCCGTTTGCTTTAGGTTTGTCGCTAGCTTATTTTATTTACGAAACATACGCTCCAATGGGAGTGGAGTTTTCTTCTTTTGGCTTGTTTATGGGTATTGCCATGAGTATCACAGCTTTTCCTGTTTTGGCCAGAATTGTTCAAGAGCGCGGTATGCAGAAAACTAAGCTTGGAACTATTGCTATTACTTGTGCCGCTGCAGACGATATTACCGCTTGGTGTATTTTGGCAGTTGTTATCGCCATTGTAAAGGCGGGCTCGCTTTCGAGTTCATTGTATGTAATTGGAATGGCAATTTTGTATGTAATTATCATGCTGAAAATTGTTCGTCCGTTCTTAAAAAGAGTAGGAGACTTAAATGCCACACGCGAAAGTTTGAACAAGCCTGTTGTGGCCATTTTCTTCATTACGCTTTTAATATCTTCTTATGCATCAGAATTAATTGGAATTCATGCTTTGTTTGGAGCTTTCTTGGCTGGAGCAATTATGCCAGAAAACAACAAATTCAGAAACATATTTATTGAAAAGGTTGAAGACGTTTCGATTATTGTTTTATTGCCGCTGTTTTTCGTGTTTACAGGTTTGCGCACGCAGATCGGATTATTGAATGATCCAGAATTATGGAAAATTACCGGTTTGATTATTTTGGTTGCCGTAGTTGGTAAATTCTTCGGAAGCGCTTTGGCTGCAAAATTTATGGGCCAAAATTGGAAAGACAGTTTATCCATCGGTGCTTTAATGAACACAAGAGGTTTAATGGAATTGGTGGTTCTGAATATTGGTTACGATCTTGGAGTATTATCAGCAGAGATTTTTACCATGATGGTAATTATGGCTTTGATCACGACTTTTATGACTGGGCCTGCATTAGATTTTATTGGGTTTGTTTTTAAAGATAAAGCTACAGCTGTTCCAGAAGAAATTGGAACCAAAAGCAAGTATAAAATTCTGCTTTCGTTCTCTACTCCAGAAAAAGGTAAAAAGCTACTGCAAATGGCGAACAGTTTAGTTAAAAAACAAGGAGATAATTCTATTGTAACAGCAATGCATTTGTCTTTAAGCACAGAAGTGCATTCTTTTGACATTAAAGAACACGAACGCAAAATGCTAGTTCCTGTAATTGAGGAATCACAGCGTTTGAATCAGAATGTGGTGAGTTTGTTTAAAGTTTCGAATGATATTGATTCGGATATTATTGATACTGCCAACCAAGGAGAATATGATCTGCTGCTGATTGGTTTAGGGCAATCTATTTTTGACGGAACGCTGCTTGGAAAAATTCTTGGTTTTACGACCAGAATTGTAAATCCAGATCGTTTGATCGATAAGTTTACAGGAAAAGAAGGCCTATTTGAAAATTCTCCATTTGATGAAAGAACTCGACATATTATTGCTAAAGCAAAAATGCCAGTTGGAATTTTCATCGAAAAAAATCTAGAAGAAGTCAATCAAGTTTTTATACCTGTTTTTAGCAAAGAAGATGCTTTTTTAATTGATTATGCTAAAAAGCTAATTAATAACAACGGTTCTCAAATTACAGTTTTAGATGCTGGTGGAGAAGTGAAAAATACGAGAGAAATTCAAGAAACCATTCGTTCTATTGAGCAGATTGCCCCAAATCACATCATGATTATGAACGACAGAATATTGAAGAAAGAGTTTTTAGAAAGCCAAGATTTGATGATTATCAGTCTGGATAGCTGGAAAAAACTTATAGAATCTCAAAGTATTTGGTTAAATAATTCTCCATCAGTTTTGATTCTTAAACCATAA